One Phaseolus vulgaris cultivar G19833 chromosome 4, P. vulgaris v2.0, whole genome shotgun sequence DNA window includes the following coding sequences:
- the LOC137837888 gene encoding transmembrane 9 superfamily member 3-like encodes MRNLFSSSSSFCLLLFTAFAALSAVRSDSSDHRYKQGDIVPLYANKVGPFHNPSETYRYFDLPFCPPVDLKEKKEALGEVLNGDRLVSAPYVLEFQRDKESVHVCDAKLSKKDVARFRSAVRKDYYFQMYYDDLPIWGFIGKVDKEGKDPSEYRYFLYKHIHFDVFYNKDRVIEINVRTDPNALVDLTEDAEVNAEFQYTVKWKETNTPFEKRMDKYSQSSSLPHHLEIHWFSIINSCVTVLLLTGFLTTILMRVLKNDFVKYAHDEETAEDQEETGWKYIHGDVFRFPKFKSLFAAALGSGTQLFTLTLFIFILALVGVFYPYNRGALFTALVVIYALTSGIAGYTATSFYCQLEGTNWVRNLLLTGCLFCGPLFLTFCFLNTVAIAYKATAALPFGTIVVIVLIWTLVTSPLLVLGGIAGKNSKVEFQAPVRTTKYPREIPPLPWYRGPIPQMAMAGFLPFSAIYIELYYIFASVWGHRIYTIYSILFIVFIILLIVTAFITVALTYFQLAAEDHEWWWRSFLCGGSTGLFIYAYCLYYYYARSDMSGFMQTSFFFGYMACICYGFFLMLGTVGFRAALLFVRHIYRSIKCE; translated from the exons ATGAGGAACCTCTTCTCTTCCTCCTCTTCCTTCTGcctcctcctcttcaccgccttcGCCGCGCTCTCCGCCGTCAGATCTGACTCCTCAGATCACCGCTACAAACAAGGCGACATCGTCCCTCTCTACGCCAACAAAGTCGGCCCCTTCCACAACCCTAG TGAAACCTACCGTTATTTCGACCTTCCTTTCTGTCCTCCAG TtgatttgaaagaaaagaaggagGCGCTTGGGGAGGTGCTGAATGGGGACCGTTTGGTTAGCGCGCCATACGTTCTAGAATTTCAACGTGACAAGGAGTCGGTTCATGTTTGCGACGCTAAGCTATCGAAAAAGGATGTGGCGAGGTTCAGATCTGCTGTCCGTAAGGACTACTACTTCCAGATGTACTATGACGACCTTCCCATTTGGGGGTTCATTGGGAAGGTGGACAAGGAAGGGAAGGACCCTAGTGAGTATAGGTATTTCCTGTATAAGCACATTCACTTTGATGTGTTCTACAACAAGGACAGGGTCATCGAGATCAATGTACGCACTGATCCCAATGCCCTCGTGGATCTCACTGAGGATGCTGAGGTGAATGCCGAGTTTCAGTATACGGTGAAGTGGAAGGAGACCAACACGCCCTTTGAGAAGAGGATGGATAAGTACTCACAGTCGTCATCGCTGCCTCATCATTTGGAAATCCACTGGTTCTCAATTATCAACTCATGTGTCACGGTGCTTCTCTTGACTGGGTTCCTCACCACCATTTTGATGAGGGTGCTCAAGAACGATTTTGTCAA GTATGCACATGATGAGGAGACTGCAGAGGATCAGGAAGAGACTGGCTGGAAATATATCCATGGGGATGTGTTTAGGTTTCCCAAGTTCAAGTCTCTATTTGCAGCTGCGCTTGGATCTGGCACTCAGTTGTTTACCCT TACTTTGTTCATATTCATATTGGCACTTGTTGGAGTGTTTTATCCATACAATCGAGGAGCGTTATTTACTGCACTTGTTGTCATATATGCACTTACTTCCGGGATTGCCGGGTATACTGCAACTTCATTCTATTGTCAGCTGGAAGGAACAAACTGG GTTAGGAATCTGCTGTTGACAGGATGCCTTTTCTGTGGTCCTCTGTTTCTGACGTTCTGCTTTTTGAACACTGTTGCAATTGCTTACAAGGCGACTGCTGCCCTCCCATTTGGGACAATTGTGGTTATAGTTCTGATATGGACACTTGTTACATCTCCTTTGCTTGTATTGGGAGGGATAGCTGGGAAGAACAGCAAGGTTGAATTTCAAGCTCCTGTTCGCACAACTAAATATCCAAGGGAGATTCCACCTCTGCCATGGTATCGTGGACCAATTCCTCAGATGGCGATGGCAGGATTTTTGCCTTTTAGTGCTATATACATTGAACTTTACTATATATTTGCCAGTGTTTGGGGCCACAGAATTTATACCATCTACAGCATCCTGTTCATTGTCTTCATCATTCTCTTGATTGTTACTGCTTTCATTACTGTGGCATTGACATACTTCCAGCTTGCTGCTGAGGATCATGAGTGGTGGTGGAG ATCATTCCTTTGTGGTGGTTCAACTGGGTTATTTATCTATGCCTACTGTCTGTATTACTACTATGCACGCTCCGACATGTCTGGATTCATGCAGACCTCATTTTTTTTCGGATACATGGCCTGCATATGTTATGGTTTCTTCTTGATGCTGGGAACTGTAGGATTCCGTGCTGCATTGCTCTTTGTCCGCCACATTTATCGATCCATCAAGTGTGAGTAG
- the LOC137837893 gene encoding uncharacterized protein — translation MADTNSVEVILDFLRRNRFTRAEAALRSELSNCSDVNGFLQKLTLEEKDLRGGLQNDKGKPVVENHGLDSRDGVEVSKELIVKEIECGTGRNAAEESKWKTVAPTGERNKSSEVVGTSEKNFTFSKGSEDSVLDLYSWKFNPSNGPVEPYQNDSGSRPSNALKAPISQQSKYQTGEAPDATNSNVKSGEANNVPAEKTTLWLGSSGKASTEPKYDFMPNKEPKEHDLQLKFNASSLKENLIDNHLSRTDENVSSSTDLWKDCSVKTVFPFSKGDMSTSYNGSTYSDRQEEKRRAENGDVMTSIKEQVDEVGRALYLGKLQGSSGSLNFPLALENPKEEFPRLPPVKIKSEDKPLTFNWGDKFESDGLAVKLAGADNSLLIGSYLDVPIGQDIKTTGVRKAIGGSWLSVSQGISEDTSDLVSGFATIGDGLSESLDYPNEYWDSDEYDDDEDVGYMRQPIEDEAWFLAHEIDYPSDNEKGTGHGSVPDPQERGPAKDEEDDQSFAEEDSYFSGEQYILPKNVEPVISDDPIGLTITEMYGRTNGNDVMTQYDTQLMDVEELNLMHIEPVRQGFVTHQNDLIMLGDGQVLNHSARPRIEDMEDDQHGSVRSIGVGINSDAADIGSEVHGSLIGGSSEGDLEYFRDHDTVRSGSKHTHQDLDKSSFNKSGKNNKKNDKNESNKYVIDSDKDACSQIKTHTDGNFSFPQSLRDGQMISAGSSKSLFSSNCNVDETEDCLNAFVGSDDMLSSWRRKSSDSSPVKSSRDDNNAIVVRSRNSSPTTVSNYGYTDGEHVKLEKDEKISVVREDDIGASLEDEEAAAVQEQVRQIKAQEEEFETFNLKIVHRKNRTGFEEDKNFHVVLNSVIAGRYHVTEYLGSAAFSKAIQAHDLHTGMDVCVKIIKNNKDFFDQSLDEIKLLKYVNKHDPSDKFHLLRLYDYFYYREHLLIVCELLKANLYEFHKFNRESGGEVYFTMPRLQSITIQCLEALQFLHSLGLIHCDLKPENILVKSYSRCEVKVIDLGSSCFETDHLCSYVQSRSYRAPEVILGLPYDKKIDIWSLGCILAELCTGNVLFQNDSPATLLARVIGIIGPVDQSLLAKGRDTYKYFTKNHMLYERNQESNRLEYLIPKKTSLRHRLPMGDQGFIDFVAHLLEVNPKKRPSASEALKHPWLSYPYEPISS, via the exons ATGGCAGACACAAATTCAGTTGAAGTGATTTTGGATTTTCTGAGGAGGAATAGGTTCACCCGAGCTGAGGCGGCTTTGCGTAGTGAGCTCAGTAACTGTTCTGATGTGAATGGTTTCTTGCAGAAGCTTACATTGGAAGAAAAGGACTTGCGTGGCGGGTTGCAGAATGATAAGGGGAAGCCTGTAGTAGAAAATCATGGGTTGGATTCTCGTGACGGTGTTGAAGTTTCTAAAGAACTGATTGTGAAGGAAATAGAATGTGGGACTGGTAGAAATGCTGCAGAAGAAAGCAAATGGAAAACTGTTGCTCCCACAGGGGAAAGGAACAAGTCTAGTGAAGTTGTTGGGACGAGTGAAAAAAACTTTACTTTCTCAAAGGGTTCGGAGGACAGTGTTCTTGATTTGTACTCGTGGAAGTTTAATCCCAGCAATGGTCCTGTGGAACCTTACCAAAACGATAGTGGAAGTAGACCGAGTAATGCTTTGAAGGCCCCCATATCTCAACAATCAAAGTATCAAACTGGTGAAGCTCCTGATGCAACCAACAGTAATGTGAAATCTGGGGAGGCAAATAATGTACCTGCTGAAAAGACAACTTTGTGGCTTGGAAGTAGTGGTAAAGCCTCTACAGAACCGAAGTATGACTTTATGCCTAATAAAGAACCTAAGGAACATGATCTGCAGCTCAAATTTAATGCTTCATCTCTTAAAGAGAACTTGATAGATAATCACTTGTCAAGGACTGATGAGAATGTGAGTTCATCTACAGATCTATGGAAAGATTGTTCTGTGAAGACTGTTTTCCCTTTCTCAAAGGGGGATATGTCTACAAGCTACAACGGTTCAACTTATTCTGACAGACAAGAGGAGAAGAGAAGGGCAGAAAATGGTGATGTCATGACGTCAATAAAAGAGCAAGTGGATGAAGTAGGAAGAGCTCTTTACTTAGGAAAGTTGCAAGGCAGTTCTGGCAGCTTAAATTTTCCTCTTGCACTGGAGAATCCAAAGGAAGAGTTTCCTAGGCTTCCTCCTGTAAAAATCAAGTCAGAAGATAAGCCCTTGACTTTTAATTGGGGAGATAAGTTTGAGTCTGACGGACTGGCTGTGAAACTCGCTGGTGCCGACAACTCCTTACTTATTGGGTCATATTTGGATGTCCCTATTGGACAAGACATTAAAACTACAG GTGTGAGGAAGGCTATAGGGGGCAGTTGGCTGTCTGTAAGTCAAGGGATTTCAGAGGATACATCTGATCTTGTATCAGGTTTTGCAACAATTGGGGATGGGTTGAGTGAATCTCTTGATTATCCAAATGAATATTGGGACTCTGATgaatatgatgatgatgaagatgttGGGTACATGAGACAACCCATTGAGGATGAGGCCTGGTTTTTGGCACACGAAATTGATTACCCCAGTGACAATGAAAAGGGGACGGGGCATGGAAGTGTTCCAGATCCTCAGGAAAGAGGTCCAGCCAAAGATGAAGAGGATGATCAATCTTTTGCTGAGGAGGATTCTTATTTCTCTGGTGAGCAATATATTCTACCAAAAAATGTTGAGCCAGTCATTTCAGATGATCCTATTGGTCTAACAATTACTGAAATGTATGGAAGAACCAATGGTAACGATGTAATGACTCAATATGATACACAACTGATGGACGTTGAAGAACTGAATCTGATGCATATAGAACCTGTCAGGCAGGGCTTTGTCACTCACCAAAATGATCTTATCATGCTGGGAGATGGGCAGGTTCTGAATCATAGTGCGAGGCCACGAATTGAGGACATGGAAGATGATCAGCACGGTTCAGTTAGATCAATTGGAGTGGGGATCAACAGTGATGCTGCTGATATTGGTAGTGAAGTGCATGGAAGTTTGATTGGTGGTAGTAGTGAGGGGGATTTAGAATATTTTCGTGATCATGATACTGTGCGCAGTGGCTCCAAACACACTCATCAGGATTTGGACAAGAGTTcttttaacaaatcaggaaaaaataacaagaaaaatGACAAGAATGAATCAAATAAATATGTCATAGACAGTGATAAAGATGCATGCTCGCAGATAAAAACACATACTGATGGGAACTTTTCATTCCCTCAATCTCTTAGAGATGGCCAGATGATTTCGGCTGGCTCCAGTAAGTCCCTATTTTCGAGTAATTGTAATGTAGATGAAACAGAAGACTGTCTTAATGCCTTTGTGGGCTCTGATGACATGCTTTCTTCTTGGAGGCGGAAGAGTAGTGATTCTTCGCCTGTTAAAAGTTCTAGGGATGATAATAATGCTATTGTGGTAAGATCCAGAAACTCTTCTCCAACTACGGTCTCAAATTATGGGTATACTGATGGAGAGCATGTCAAGCTAGAAAAGGATGAAAAGATAAGTGTGGTAAGGGAAGACGATATAGGTGCATCACTAGAGGATGAGGAGGCAGCTGCTGTGCAAGAGCAGGTAAGGCAAATAAAGGCTCAAGAGGAAGAATTTGAAACCTTCAATCTAAAGATCGTGCACAGGAAAAACAg AACTGGCTTTGAGGAGGACAAGAATTTCCATGTTGTTTTAAATTCTGTAATAGCTGGGCGCTATCATGTCACCGAGTATCTTGGATCTGCTGCATTTAGCAAAGCTATACAAGCTCATGACCTGCACACAGGCATGGATGTCTGTGTTAAGATTATAAAGAACAACAAAGATTTCTTTGACCAAAGCCTTGATGAGATCAAGCTTCTTAAGTATGTCAATAAGCATGATCCTTCAGACAAGTTCCACCTTCTAAGATTGTATGATTATTTCTATTATAGA GAACACTTGTTAATAGTATGTGAACTGCTTAAAGCCAACTTATATGAGTTTCACAAATTTAATCGAGAATCAGGGGGGGAAGTTTATTTCACGATGCCAAGGTTGCAG TCCATCACCATTCAGTGTTTGGAGGCACTTCAGTTTTTGCACAGTCTTGGACTAATACATTGTGACTTGAAGCCAGAGAATATTTTGGTTAAAAGCTATAGCAGATGTGAAGTGAAGGTTATTGATCTCGGAAGTAGTTGTTTTGAGACAGATCACCTTTGCTCGTATGTTCAGTCCAGGTCTTATCGTGCTCCTGAGGTTATTTTGGGGCTTCCATACGACAAGAAGATTGATATCTGGTCACTTGGATGCATCTTGGCAGAACTTTGTACGGGCAAT GTCCTCTTCCAAAATGATTCTCCTGCAACATTACTTGCTCGGGTGATCGGGATCATTGGCCCAGTTGATCAAAGTTTACTTGCCAAAGGACGTGATACATATAAATACTTCACAAAAAATCATATGCTTTATGAGCGGAATCAG GAAAGCAACAGGTTAGAATACCTGATTCCAAAAAAGACCTCATTGAGGCATAGATTACCAATGGGAGACCAAGGCTTCATCGACTTTGTTGCCCATTTGCTCGAGGTTAACCCAAAGAAGCGACCTTCTGCATCTGAGGCCCTGAAGCACCCATGGTTATCATACCCTTATGAACCAATATCATCTTAA